A genomic window from Litoreibacter janthinus includes:
- a CDS encoding helicase HerA-like domain-containing protein, with protein MADTDNVFVGGGGEGYSEPQELLLKYANRHGLIAGATGTGKTVTLQILAESLSNAGVPVFMSDVKGDLSGLAAAGSETHKLHGAFMERAAKIGFDDYAYDSFPVTFWDMYGESGHPVRTTVSEMGPLLLSRLLELSEAQEGILNIAFRVADEEGLPLLDLKDLQSLLVWIGQNAKSLALRYGFVSSQSVGAIQRRLLVLENQGAGDFFGEPALDLEDMFHVDADGRGQINVLAADKLMSAPKLYATFLLWLLSELFETLPEVGDPDKPIFVFFFDEAHLLFDGAPKALVDKVEQVARLIRSKGVGVYFITQKPADVPEDILGQLGNRVQHALRAFTRKDQKDLRSAADTYRENPRFDVEDAIKEVGVGEAVTSFLIKKGIPGMVERTLIRPPSSQLGPISDKERRAIIATSPVAGKYETTLDRESAFEMLAKRAEDAAKAAEEAEAKEDELEAREREYQTARRYSGTRVNRSTSKTTRKRRGDSAGEAFAKSMMRSIGTKAGTAIVRGIMGSLFKAR; from the coding sequence ATGGCAGACACGGACAACGTTTTTGTGGGCGGCGGCGGCGAGGGCTATTCTGAGCCGCAGGAGCTTTTGCTGAAATATGCCAACCGTCACGGCCTGATTGCAGGTGCGACAGGCACCGGTAAAACGGTGACGCTTCAGATCCTTGCTGAAAGCCTCTCCAACGCAGGTGTTCCCGTTTTCATGTCGGATGTGAAGGGCGACTTGTCCGGCCTCGCGGCGGCAGGCTCCGAGACACACAAGTTGCACGGCGCATTCATGGAGCGGGCGGCGAAAATTGGTTTTGACGATTACGCCTACGACTCCTTTCCTGTAACTTTCTGGGACATGTATGGCGAAAGCGGGCATCCCGTCCGCACGACTGTCAGCGAAATGGGGCCGCTCCTGTTGTCGCGCTTGCTGGAGCTATCCGAAGCGCAGGAAGGGATCTTGAACATTGCGTTCAGGGTCGCTGACGAGGAAGGCCTGCCGCTCCTCGACTTGAAAGACCTGCAATCCCTCTTGGTCTGGATCGGTCAGAACGCCAAGTCCCTGGCGCTACGTTACGGGTTCGTATCCTCTCAGTCGGTCGGAGCGATCCAGCGACGCTTGCTGGTACTTGAGAACCAAGGTGCCGGTGATTTCTTTGGGGAACCCGCGCTCGATCTAGAAGACATGTTCCATGTAGACGCTGACGGGCGCGGCCAGATTAACGTGCTCGCAGCCGACAAGTTGATGTCAGCGCCGAAGCTCTACGCGACATTCCTTTTGTGGCTGCTGTCGGAACTGTTCGAAACGCTGCCAGAAGTGGGTGATCCCGACAAACCGATCTTCGTGTTTTTCTTTGACGAGGCGCATTTGCTGTTTGACGGCGCGCCGAAAGCTTTGGTCGACAAGGTTGAGCAGGTCGCGCGTCTCATCCGTTCCAAGGGCGTGGGCGTGTATTTCATCACCCAGAAACCAGCCGATGTGCCTGAAGATATTCTGGGGCAACTCGGTAACCGCGTTCAGCATGCATTGCGCGCATTTACGCGCAAGGATCAGAAAGACCTCCGGTCGGCAGCCGATACCTATCGCGAGAACCCGCGCTTTGACGTGGAAGACGCGATCAAGGAAGTCGGCGTCGGCGAAGCAGTGACCTCGTTTCTGATAAAAAAGGGCATTCCCGGAATGGTAGAGCGGACCTTGATCCGGCCGCCATCTTCGCAGCTTGGGCCCATCTCAGACAAAGAGCGCCGCGCGATCATCGCCACATCGCCTGTCGCAGGAAAATACGAAACGACGCTGGACCGCGAGTCAGCCTTTGAAATGCTGGCGAAACGGGCCGAAGACGCGGCTAAAGCCGCTGAGGAAGCCGAAGCCAAGGAAGACGAGCTTGAAGCACGCGAGCGGGAATATCAAACCGCACGGCGCTACTCGGGAACCCGGGTGAATCGCTCAACCTCTAAAACGACCAGGAAACGCCGCGGCGACAGCGCGGGCGAGGCTTTCGCAAAATCGATGATGAGATCCATTGGCACCAAAGCCGGAACCGCAATCGTCAGGGGCATAATGGGAAGCCTGTTCAAGGCCCGGTAG
- the lpxA gene encoding acyl-ACP--UDP-N-acetylglucosamine O-acyltransferase — protein MSATIHPSAFVEEGAKIADGVKIGPFCTVGANVTLAAGVELKSHVVVTGQTTIGEDTVIFPFAVIGEIPQDLKFDGEETRLEIGSRNRIREGVTMNTGTTGGGGLTKVGDDCLFMTGAHVGHDAIVGNGVIMANQAALAGHCIIEDKVIIGGLAGIHQFVRIGRGAIIGAVTMVTNDVIPYGLVQAPRGELDGLNYVGLKRAGVARSDITALRAAYQMLRQGDGAFQDRARRLSEETDSDYVREVVDFILGDSDRSYLAPR, from the coding sequence GTGAGCGCGACGATCCATCCCTCAGCCTTCGTCGAAGAGGGCGCGAAGATCGCCGATGGCGTGAAAATCGGCCCGTTTTGCACGGTTGGTGCGAATGTGACACTCGCCGCGGGGGTGGAATTGAAAAGCCATGTGGTCGTAACAGGCCAAACCACCATCGGCGAAGACACTGTGATCTTTCCGTTCGCAGTTATCGGTGAAATTCCTCAAGACCTGAAATTCGACGGTGAAGAAACCCGCCTTGAGATCGGATCGCGCAATCGCATCCGCGAAGGTGTGACAATGAACACTGGTACGACCGGCGGCGGCGGGCTGACAAAAGTCGGCGACGACTGCCTGTTCATGACGGGCGCCCATGTCGGCCATGACGCTATTGTCGGCAACGGTGTAATCATGGCAAACCAAGCCGCCTTGGCAGGTCACTGCATCATCGAAGACAAGGTTATCATCGGAGGTCTGGCGGGCATCCACCAGTTTGTGCGCATTGGGCGTGGTGCCATCATTGGCGCTGTGACGATGGTGACGAATGACGTCATCCCCTACGGTCTGGTGCAAGCTCCGCGTGGCGAATTGGACGGTCTGAACTATGTCGGCCTGAAACGCGCTGGCGTGGCTCGATCGGATATTACAGCTTTGCGTGCCGCCTATCAGATGCTGCGTCAGGGTGACGGGGCATTCCAAGATCGTGCGCGTCGTCTTTCCGAAGAGACTGACAGTGACTATGTGCGCGAAGTCGTCGACTTCATTTTGGGCGACAGTGATCGGTCGTATCTTGCGCCGCGCTGA
- a CDS encoding YbaK/EbsC family protein, which translates to MSKSLKRVAKALEDAGVLAEIIETGDQTRTAAQAAEQAGCHVDQIAKSIIFRGEISNEAVLFLTAGGNQVDSAKASSLAGEPLGKADAALIRAQTGFAIGGVSPVGHLNPIRAFIDPRLTEFSVVWAAAGTPRHIFSLSPDDLIALTAGALAEFTT; encoded by the coding sequence ATGAGCAAAAGTCTTAAACGTGTCGCCAAGGCCCTAGAAGATGCGGGTGTTCTGGCAGAAATCATTGAAACGGGTGACCAGACCCGCACTGCTGCGCAAGCCGCGGAGCAAGCTGGCTGTCATGTAGACCAGATCGCCAAATCTATCATATTTCGTGGAGAGATCAGCAATGAGGCTGTCTTGTTTCTGACCGCTGGCGGAAATCAGGTGGATAGCGCCAAGGCGAGTAGTCTAGCTGGCGAGCCATTGGGTAAGGCAGACGCCGCACTGATACGCGCTCAGACCGGGTTTGCCATCGGGGGCGTGTCGCCCGTCGGCCATTTGAATCCCATCCGCGCATTCATTGATCCGCGACTGACTGAGTTTTCTGTGGTCTGGGCCGCGGCTGGCACCCCGCGCCATATCTTTTCACTATCACCTGACGACTTGATCGCGCTGACAGCAGGCGCATTGGCCGAGTTTACCACCTAG
- a CDS encoding invasion associated locus B family protein: protein MSEYLKSMLIGAALSAVFAGGAIAQTTTEPAAEAPAAEAPAAEAPAAEAPATETPRADGLSTGADVVEVGKTYRVSEHGDWELRCIKAPEGTKDPCQLYQLLEDQQGNSVAEINLFNLPQDDKLAAGATIVTPLETLLTQNVLLSVDGGKAKVYPFTFCTTIGCFSRVGFTAGDVAGFKAGNSAKIVVVPAQAPDQKVELTMSLKGFTAGFDAVIAATAN, encoded by the coding sequence ATGTCTGAGTATTTGAAATCCATGTTAATTGGCGCCGCATTGAGCGCCGTCTTTGCCGGTGGCGCAATCGCGCAAACCACAACCGAGCCCGCCGCCGAAGCGCCTGCCGCCGAAGCGCCAGCAGCTGAGGCCCCCGCTGCCGAAGCCCCCGCGACAGAGACTCCACGTGCGGATGGTCTGAGCACGGGCGCGGACGTTGTTGAGGTCGGCAAAACCTACCGTGTGTCCGAACATGGTGATTGGGAACTGCGCTGCATCAAAGCGCCAGAGGGCACCAAAGACCCATGCCAGCTTTATCAATTGTTGGAAGATCAGCAGGGCAATTCTGTTGCAGAGATCAATCTGTTCAACCTGCCTCAAGATGACAAACTGGCGGCGGGTGCCACGATTGTCACCCCTCTTGAAACCCTGCTGACCCAGAACGTGCTTTTGTCTGTAGATGGCGGTAAAGCAAAGGTTTATCCGTTTACCTTCTGCACAACCATCGGGTGCTTCTCCCGCGTTGGGTTCACCGCAGGTGATGTGGCTGGCTTCAAGGCTGGCAACTCTGCCAAGATCGTGGTTGTGCCAGCACAGGCACCTGATCAGAAGGTCGAGTTGACCATGTCGCTGAAAGGCTTCACGGCAGGCTTCGATGCCGTGATCGCAGCGACAGCCAACTGA
- a CDS encoding OmpH family outer membrane protein, which yields MSLRRYAGAMVVAFAIATPAMSQDIQPSPVLTLDQDRMYSASLFGKRVQEDLQSQSSELAQENRKIEGALEEEERRLTDERAAMDPEEFQKLAADFDERVTGIRRAQATKSDSIRRQAEAERVRFFEAAFPILLELVEETGAVAILNNSAVIFSVRPIDITDAAIARIDAAIGASPAPVDPGPLPVQRPDQTPTEAAPQPDAGTGDSNN from the coding sequence ATGAGCTTACGTCGCTATGCGGGTGCGATGGTGGTGGCTTTCGCCATAGCGACGCCCGCTATGTCGCAAGACATCCAGCCCAGCCCTGTGCTGACCTTGGATCAAGACCGCATGTATTCAGCGTCGCTGTTCGGCAAACGCGTGCAAGAAGATCTTCAAAGCCAGTCCTCGGAGTTGGCGCAGGAAAACCGCAAGATCGAAGGCGCGCTTGAAGAAGAAGAGCGCCGCCTTACCGACGAGCGCGCTGCGATGGACCCAGAGGAGTTCCAGAAGCTCGCGGCCGATTTTGATGAGCGAGTGACCGGTATTAGGCGCGCTCAAGCGACCAAATCCGACAGTATCCGGCGACAGGCAGAGGCGGAGCGGGTTCGATTTTTTGAAGCGGCGTTCCCGATTCTACTGGAATTGGTCGAAGAAACAGGCGCGGTTGCCATTCTCAATAACAGCGCTGTGATATTTTCGGTGCGTCCGATCGACATCACTGATGCTGCTATCGCACGGATAGATGCGGCGATCGGGGCGTCACCTGCGCCCGTCGATCCAGGACCCTTGCCGGTGCAACGCCCGGACCAAACCCCCACCGAGGCGGCCCCACAGCCTGACGCCGGCACCGGTGATAGCAACAACTAG
- a CDS encoding LpxI family protein: MLALVVGEGDLPELLMEHLLATETPYQLCQMEWQGADARGDRPVRKFRIETLGTFIAWLKEKGVDRICFAGRVDRPPLDPTKIDALTMPLVPRMMQALQVGDDAALRLVLGFFEEVGIQPVGAHEVYPEILQPAGFLGKNRPSEEHERDADRGIEVIAAMAAADVGQACITHKRQAIAIEAQPGTDFMMQGLLQQRVGLPFWGSLTGVSRAPRAKELPGKGGVLVKASKPGQELRIDMPTIGPDTVQRAVQVGLDGIVIEAGRVIVLQPSVCTKIADRYGLFLWVRE, from the coding sequence ATGCTGGCTCTGGTCGTAGGTGAAGGCGATTTGCCCGAGTTGCTCATGGAGCATCTTTTGGCAACGGAAACCCCGTATCAGCTATGCCAGATGGAATGGCAGGGTGCCGACGCACGTGGGGATCGACCCGTCCGCAAATTCCGGATCGAGACGCTCGGAACGTTCATCGCGTGGTTGAAGGAAAAGGGTGTCGACCGGATTTGCTTTGCCGGCCGCGTTGATCGCCCGCCGCTTGATCCGACCAAGATTGACGCGCTGACCATGCCGCTTGTGCCGCGAATGATGCAGGCCCTGCAGGTCGGCGATGATGCCGCGCTGCGTTTGGTGCTTGGCTTCTTCGAAGAAGTTGGCATTCAACCCGTTGGGGCACATGAGGTGTATCCGGAAATCCTGCAGCCCGCGGGGTTTCTGGGAAAAAACCGCCCCTCTGAGGAGCATGAACGAGACGCGGACCGTGGGATCGAAGTGATTGCCGCCATGGCTGCGGCAGATGTCGGGCAGGCGTGTATCACCCACAAGCGCCAAGCGATCGCGATCGAAGCGCAGCCGGGGACGGACTTCATGATGCAAGGGCTCTTGCAACAACGGGTTGGGCTGCCGTTTTGGGGGAGCTTGACCGGTGTCAGTAGAGCGCCGCGAGCAAAGGAGTTGCCTGGTAAGGGCGGTGTCTTGGTTAAAGCGTCCAAACCCGGGCAGGAGCTGCGCATCGACATGCCAACAATCGGCCCTGATACGGTGCAACGCGCGGTTCAGGTGGGGCTGGATGGCATTGTGATCGAAGCAGGGCGCGTGATTGTGCTCCAGCCGTCTGTCTGCACGAAAATCGCCGATAGATACGGGCTTTTCCTCTGGGTGCGCGAATGA
- the fabZ gene encoding 3-hydroxyacyl-ACP dehydratase FabZ, producing the protein MTQTSADIHLIQRIIPHRYPFLLIDKVVDIKAGESARGIKNVTFNEPHFQGHFPGAPIMPGVTIIEAMAQTAAVMVGVTMDMADKDLLVYFMAIDGCKFRRKVVPGDVLHLDVQVTRGKAGAKVWKFKGTATVDGEMAAEAEFTAMMDLPK; encoded by the coding sequence ATGACGCAGACCTCCGCCGACATTCACCTGATCCAACGGATCATTCCACACCGCTATCCGTTCCTGTTGATCGACAAAGTTGTGGATATCAAAGCCGGTGAAAGCGCGCGCGGTATCAAGAACGTCACGTTCAACGAGCCCCATTTTCAAGGCCACTTCCCCGGCGCGCCCATTATGCCCGGTGTGACAATCATCGAGGCTATGGCGCAAACGGCTGCCGTGATGGTTGGTGTGACGATGGATATGGCCGACAAAGACCTGCTGGTTTATTTTATGGCTATCGACGGCTGTAAATTCCGGCGGAAGGTCGTGCCGGGCGACGTGCTGCATCTGGATGTGCAGGTAACCCGTGGCAAAGCAGGCGCAAAGGTCTGGAAATTCAAAGGCACCGCAACGGTCGACGGCGAAATGGCCGCCGAGGCGGAGTTCACCGCAATGATGGACTTGCCGAAGTGA
- the lpxB gene encoding lipid-A-disaccharide synthase: MRVYLIAGEPSGDKLGGALMEGLKQLNPNVQFQGVGGPLMEAQGMTSLFPMEELSVMGLAEVLPKLRGLFRRRDETVEDIIGSGADVVVTIDSPDFCLRVLRKLRALSAVPTVHYVAPSVWAWRPKRTERMKGIVDHVMALLPFEPPYMERAGLACDFVGHPVVAEPLADFSDAKAFRDTYGLGDAPVVLALPGSRRGEVTRLADIFGESLHKLAAKRPDIRVVVPAAGSVAALVQQQTKGWAGQPVILDPRGMNPEVALAEKRAAFAAADLALAASGTVSLELAANTVPMVIAYDMNWFSRKMIRAMLQIDTVTLVNLVSETRTIPEFLGDDCKPDDIARALLTTLTPGPERAAQAAAAEITMERLGRGDEPPGLRAAKVVTRVAGFDA; the protein is encoded by the coding sequence ATGAGGGTCTACCTTATCGCAGGGGAGCCGTCGGGTGATAAACTCGGCGGCGCCTTGATGGAGGGCCTCAAGCAACTCAACCCGAATGTGCAGTTCCAAGGCGTTGGTGGCCCGCTCATGGAAGCGCAGGGCATGACGTCGCTTTTCCCAATGGAGGAACTTTCGGTCATGGGGCTAGCCGAGGTGCTTCCCAAACTGCGCGGCCTGTTCCGCCGTCGCGATGAGACGGTAGAGGATATCATCGGCTCTGGCGCAGATGTGGTGGTCACCATCGACAGCCCTGATTTCTGCCTGCGGGTCCTGCGTAAACTGCGTGCTTTGTCGGCGGTTCCAACCGTTCACTATGTCGCTCCGTCGGTTTGGGCTTGGCGTCCCAAGCGCACCGAACGCATGAAGGGAATTGTCGATCACGTTATGGCATTATTGCCCTTTGAGCCGCCCTATATGGAGCGTGCGGGGCTGGCCTGCGACTTTGTTGGTCACCCTGTGGTGGCAGAGCCTTTGGCCGATTTTTCTGATGCAAAGGCCTTCCGCGACACTTACGGTCTGGGCGACGCTCCCGTGGTTTTAGCTCTTCCGGGATCCCGGCGCGGAGAGGTCACGAGGCTCGCTGACATCTTCGGGGAAAGCCTCCACAAGCTGGCGGCAAAGAGGCCGGACATCCGTGTGGTCGTGCCTGCAGCTGGGTCAGTTGCTGCATTGGTGCAGCAACAAACCAAAGGCTGGGCAGGTCAGCCTGTCATCCTTGATCCGCGGGGGATGAATCCTGAGGTGGCCCTCGCGGAAAAACGCGCAGCTTTTGCCGCAGCGGATTTAGCATTGGCGGCATCTGGGACGGTCTCTTTGGAACTGGCCGCCAACACGGTGCCGATGGTCATTGCCTATGACATGAACTGGTTCTCGCGCAAAATGATCAGGGCGATGTTGCAGATCGACACGGTGACCTTGGTGAACCTTGTGTCAGAAACCCGCACAATCCCAGAATTTCTGGGTGATGACTGTAAACCCGACGACATCGCACGGGCTTTGCTCACAACCTTGACGCCAGGGCCAGAACGCGCGGCTCAGGCCGCAGCAGCGGAAATTACGATGGAGCGGCTAGGGCGCGGTGATGAACCACCCGGCCTGCGGGCCGCAAAAGTCGTCACACGTGTCGCAGGATTTGACGCCTAG
- a CDS encoding glutamine-synthetase adenylyltransferase: MTFADLITRHPLPHNPERCAEAQVRFAGLPEPLMTLMVNTAGCSPYLAGLLAREADWIARLVSQSAEDLRDEVWQSIAHTDGDLKDVFRQSKRRIALLAALADIGGVWPLETVTTALTELADRCLQRGLTDLTAAQIARGKIPGQTEADAETGAGMCVLAMGKMGAFELNYSSDIDLICLFDESRFYPDDYLEVRTTFVKITRALMGLMSDVTAEGYVFRSDLRLRPDASVTPVCIAMEAAERYYESVGRTWERAAFIKARPSAGDLKAGNRFLERLSPFIWRKHLDFAAIEDAHDMRLKIRSHKGLGGAMKLDGHNMKLGAGGIREIEFFTQTRQLIAGGRDPSLRVRGTREGLDRLVDAGWVPKDASDRLQAAYIAHREVEHRLQMIGDAQTHELPKGESGFLRLSRFMGEADPSVFRAGLLARLEEVADVTDSFFAPDEAEDAPETEGLASPSAYLEQWRSLPALRSERSVTLFKRVFPTILKQMAQATRPPEAMAEFERFLSGLPAGVQVFSLFDANPQLTKLIVDICATSPALATYLSRNSAVLDAVIGGDFFAPWLGVEGLTKLLVKKIEAISDYEGRLDAARRWQKEWHFRVGVHHLQGLIGPDEASEQYADLADATLGALMPVVEAEFTRKHGSPPGRGAMILAMGSAGAASLTAQSDLDLIVIYDPAGVASSDGRRPLETRTYYARFTQAFVTALTAPMAEGRLYEVDLRLRPSGQSGPVATSLEAFKSYQMNDAWVWEHLALTRARAVAGDRSLQEDVEAVRCSILASSYDASKIIQETQEMRVRLAEATGRVGPWDVKSGAGGRQDIELLSQALSLISKGNERQIVPQLRHALDQGQLTEAQFQILTGAHSVFSCVQMGARLVSDKELSPEALGAGGISMLLRDCGCDTMDELRDRIAECRKQAAEVVEQVLA, from the coding sequence ATGACATTCGCTGACCTGATCACACGGCACCCGCTGCCGCATAACCCCGAACGCTGCGCTGAGGCGCAGGTGCGTTTCGCGGGGCTTCCTGAACCGCTAATGACGCTTATGGTGAACACGGCTGGGTGCAGCCCTTATCTGGCTGGTCTCTTGGCACGGGAGGCGGATTGGATTGCTCGTTTGGTCAGCCAGAGCGCTGAGGATTTGCGTGATGAAGTCTGGCAGAGCATCGCGCATACGGACGGCGACTTGAAAGACGTTTTTCGTCAGTCAAAACGGCGGATCGCCTTGCTGGCTGCACTTGCGGATATTGGCGGGGTCTGGCCTCTGGAAACTGTCACCACAGCGTTGACCGAACTTGCAGACCGTTGCTTGCAGCGTGGCTTGACCGATCTTACAGCGGCACAGATCGCCCGCGGGAAGATACCGGGGCAAACAGAGGCCGATGCTGAAACGGGGGCAGGGATGTGCGTTCTGGCGATGGGCAAAATGGGCGCCTTCGAGCTGAACTACTCATCAGACATCGATCTCATCTGTTTGTTTGACGAAAGCCGGTTCTACCCCGACGACTACCTTGAGGTCAGAACCACATTCGTTAAAATTACTCGTGCGCTTATGGGCCTGATGTCTGATGTCACGGCTGAGGGTTACGTCTTTCGCTCAGATCTCAGATTGCGCCCAGATGCGTCCGTCACGCCTGTCTGCATCGCTATGGAAGCGGCAGAGCGGTATTACGAAAGCGTGGGGCGCACGTGGGAGCGCGCGGCTTTCATCAAAGCACGGCCCAGTGCAGGCGATTTGAAAGCTGGCAATCGTTTTCTCGAACGCCTCAGCCCGTTCATCTGGCGAAAGCATCTCGACTTTGCGGCGATTGAGGATGCGCATGACATGCGCCTCAAAATCCGCAGTCATAAAGGCTTGGGCGGAGCGATGAAGCTGGATGGCCACAACATGAAACTTGGGGCAGGCGGCATTCGTGAAATCGAGTTCTTCACCCAGACCCGCCAGCTGATCGCCGGAGGGAGAGACCCAAGCCTTCGGGTGCGCGGCACACGCGAGGGGCTGGATCGTCTCGTTGACGCGGGATGGGTTCCGAAAGACGCATCTGACAGGCTTCAGGCCGCTTACATAGCTCACCGTGAGGTGGAACACCGGTTGCAGATGATTGGCGACGCGCAGACGCATGAATTGCCAAAAGGCGAAAGTGGATTTCTGCGCTTGTCACGGTTCATGGGTGAGGCGGATCCATCGGTCTTTCGTGCAGGTTTGCTCGCACGACTAGAAGAGGTTGCAGACGTTACCGACAGCTTCTTTGCTCCAGACGAAGCAGAAGATGCGCCTGAAACCGAAGGGCTGGCCTCCCCAAGCGCGTATCTGGAGCAGTGGCGCAGCTTGCCCGCGTTACGGTCCGAGCGATCTGTCACTCTGTTCAAACGCGTTTTCCCAACCATTCTCAAGCAAATGGCGCAAGCGACCCGCCCACCCGAAGCGATGGCGGAGTTCGAACGCTTTTTGTCCGGTCTGCCCGCAGGTGTTCAGGTCTTCTCGCTTTTTGACGCGAACCCCCAACTGACCAAACTGATCGTCGACATTTGCGCAACGTCGCCCGCATTGGCGACGTATCTGTCGCGTAATTCCGCAGTCCTTGATGCCGTCATTGGCGGCGACTTCTTTGCGCCCTGGTTGGGCGTAGAGGGTCTGACAAAACTGCTCGTCAAAAAGATCGAGGCCATTTCGGACTACGAAGGTCGGCTTGATGCGGCGCGGCGCTGGCAAAAGGAATGGCATTTCCGTGTCGGTGTTCACCACCTGCAAGGGCTCATTGGCCCAGATGAAGCGAGTGAGCAATATGCCGACCTCGCCGATGCAACGCTTGGGGCTTTGATGCCCGTGGTCGAAGCAGAGTTCACGCGCAAGCACGGGTCGCCGCCGGGGCGCGGCGCAATGATCCTTGCGATGGGGTCAGCGGGGGCTGCCTCCCTAACAGCTCAGTCCGACCTTGATCTCATCGTCATCTATGATCCCGCCGGTGTGGCGAGTTCGGACGGGCGCAGACCGTTGGAGACGCGCACCTATTATGCGCGCTTCACGCAAGCTTTTGTCACGGCACTTACAGCGCCAATGGCCGAAGGCCGCCTTTACGAAGTTGACCTGCGGCTTCGGCCGTCTGGCCAATCTGGACCCGTCGCGACATCTCTTGAGGCGTTTAAGAGTTATCAGATGAATGACGCGTGGGTCTGGGAACACCTTGCCCTGACGCGCGCACGGGCTGTTGCTGGCGATCGGTCATTGCAAGAGGATGTCGAGGCCGTACGTTGCTCTATCCTGGCATCAAGCTATGACGCGTCAAAGATCATACAAGAGACGCAAGAGATGCGTGTAAGACTGGCCGAGGCGACCGGGAGGGTTGGGCCATGGGATGTGAAATCAGGTGCTGGTGGACGGCAGGACATTGAGTTGCTGAGCCAAGCGCTTAGCTTGATCTCTAAAGGCAACGAACGCCAGATCGTGCCACAACTCAGACATGCATTGGATCAAGGCCAGCTAACAGAGGCGCAATTTCAAATACTAACTGGCGCACATTCAGTCTTTTCCTGCGTTCAAATGGGTGCGCGGTTGGTCTCGGACAAAGAACTGTCGCCGGAGGCACTTGGGGCGGGTGGCATCTCGATGCTCCTGCGGGATTGCGGCTGCGATACGATGGACGAGCTAAGAGACCGTATTGCGGAGTGTCGCAAACAAGCCGCTGAAGTGGTGGAACAGGTTCTGGCCTAG